The Nocardioides pantholopis genome window below encodes:
- a CDS encoding MarR family winged helix-turn-helix transcriptional regulator: MSEPPPFSPTVTLLTVSRVWEVAFAEALKPLGLTTRKYGLLGHVRGTPGISFSELARRSRITVQSAHATVAGFVEAGLVDDGTAHAGAASTLHVTADGEALLSRAAEAVARLDEEFAAQLPELTEALRAQMLRAMGGQ; this comes from the coding sequence ATGTCCGAGCCGCCGCCGTTCAGCCCGACCGTCACCCTGCTGACGGTGAGCCGGGTGTGGGAGGTGGCGTTCGCGGAGGCGCTGAAGCCGCTCGGGCTGACGACCCGCAAGTACGGCCTGCTCGGGCACGTCCGCGGAACTCCGGGCATCTCCTTCAGCGAGCTGGCCCGGCGCTCGCGCATCACCGTGCAGAGCGCGCACGCCACGGTGGCGGGGTTCGTCGAGGCCGGCCTGGTCGATGACGGGACCGCCCACGCCGGCGCCGCCTCGACGCTGCACGTCACGGCCGATGGGGAGGCGCTGCTGTCCCGGGCCGCCGAGGCGGTGGCCCGCCTCGACGAGGAGTTCGCAGCCCAGCTCCCGGAGCTGACCGAGGCGCTGCGCGCTCAGATGCTGCGCGCGATGGGTGGGCAGTAG
- a CDS encoding rhodanese-like domain-containing protein, whose translation MSFRHYLRRPPAVSAAEAVRLVAEGALVVDVRRDFEWNRTHIPDAVHIPLDQLPERCLELPEDRLIVTFCTGGIRSANAANLLVENGFDAVNMSRGLIDWRAAGGPLTTG comes from the coding sequence ATGAGTTTCCGTCACTACCTGCGCCGCCCGCCGGCCGTCAGTGCCGCCGAGGCCGTTCGCCTGGTCGCCGAGGGCGCCCTGGTCGTGGACGTGCGTCGCGACTTCGAGTGGAACCGCACCCACATCCCGGACGCGGTGCACATCCCCCTCGACCAGCTGCCCGAGCGCTGCCTGGAGCTGCCCGAGGACCGGCTGATCGTCACGTTCTGCACCGGCGGCATCCGCTCCGCCAACGCCGCGAACCTGCTGGTCGAGAACGGCTTCGACGCCGTCAACATGAGCCGCGGCCTGATCGACTGGCGGGCCGCCGGGGGACCGCTCACCACCGGGTGA
- the msrA gene encoding peptide-methionine (S)-S-oxide reductase MsrA, with translation MSFFSRTTPELVAPEQALPGRTERPWPLAERHLVLGTPLVTDEAPEGYQVAVFGLGCFWGAEEIYWQLPGVWSTSVGYAGGTTPNPSYEEVCSGRTNHTEAVRVVFDPAVVSYADLVKRFFEVHDPTQGMRQGNDVGTQYRSAIYYTTPEQEQVARELTRVYGEELARRGLGEITTEIRPAAETPYYYAEDVHQQYLHKNPHGYRCHSNTGVRFPETA, from the coding sequence GTGTCCTTCTTCTCCCGCACCACCCCCGAGCTGGTCGCCCCTGAGCAGGCCCTGCCCGGCCGCACCGAGCGCCCCTGGCCGCTCGCCGAGCGGCACCTCGTGCTCGGCACCCCGCTGGTCACCGACGAGGCCCCCGAGGGCTACCAGGTCGCCGTCTTCGGCCTCGGCTGCTTCTGGGGCGCCGAGGAGATCTACTGGCAGCTGCCCGGCGTCTGGTCCACCTCGGTGGGGTACGCCGGCGGCACCACCCCGAACCCCTCCTACGAGGAGGTGTGCAGCGGCCGCACCAACCACACCGAGGCCGTCCGGGTGGTCTTCGACCCCGCCGTCGTCTCCTACGCCGACCTCGTGAAGCGGTTCTTCGAGGTCCACGACCCGACCCAGGGGATGCGCCAGGGCAACGACGTCGGCACCCAGTACCGCTCGGCGATCTACTACACGACGCCGGAGCAGGAGCAGGTCGCCCGCGAGCTGACCCGGGTGTACGGCGAAGAGCTGGCCCGGCGCGGTCTGGGCGAGATCACCACCGAGATCCGGCCCGCCGCCGAGACGCCGTACTACTACGCGGAGGACGTGCACCAGCAGTACCTGCACAAGAACCCGCACGGCTACCGCTGCCACTCCAACACCGGAGTGCGGTTCCCCGAGACCGCCTGA